Genomic DNA from Oryza sativa Japonica Group chromosome 5, ASM3414082v1:
cctctctctccgtccGCAGGAGGCCGCAGCCGCTTCGGGATCGGGAagcggaggagaggggaaggaagggagagaggcAGGCGACCCGGCCGCGCAGCttccccccctccctctctctctctctctccgccgccccccctcccccctaccaccaccaccacccgccgccgccgcacgatgagctccggcgccgcctcgcccccgccgccgccgcccgccgccgcggaggacgGGAGGGTCACCTCGCACGTGGATCCCTTCCTCGTCGAGGCGCTCGACAACCCTCGCCACCGCCTCATGGGTACGTAACCGCTGCCTCTCATCTTAGCTCTCTGcccgcggctagggtttgggtgtgCTCGTGCGGCGAATTCGTTTGGTCGCGGTCGGATTAGGCTCGGATTTGTGCCGGCTGTCGCTAGAGTTTTGGTCCCGGCGTATTCTAGGTGTGCAATTTGGGGACTAGGTTTCCCTCTGGTTCGAGGTAGCTAGGAGAGGGCGGTGGTACAGTTGATTTGCTAAAAATCCGTGCGAAATTGGGTTGGATTCCAGCAATCTGTCTACCTCTTAAGCTTGCAGCACATTCCTTGTTGCAGCTTGCTATAACTTTGTTTGGTGACAGAGCCATGTAAGGAGTTAGCTTCATTGTCGCTGATATATTTGTAAACGTGTGGATGTTATTGCTAATTGTTTGTGGTAGGGGAATGGACTTATCAATAAATAATGGACTGATGTTGAACTTAGGTTATTGTTTTTAGAAATTAGGTAACATATTGAAGTTGATATTGAACATCTCACTGTGCTGGAAACTCCATGTCGAATTTTAGTCACATACTATTTGAACCTGTTAAAGTTCTTGAGAAATTGATTGGGGAACATGAATCAATTATAGGCATCATAACTTTTTAGTGCCATGCTATTAACTTGTAAGGTTATACCAGAACAATATGTTTATTTCTTGGAGGAATTTCCATGTGGTTTCTGTCCTCTATTCTCAAAACTACTATGTTGAAATAACAGCTAGAGCTGGATGAAAATACTGTATGTTGAGTAGTTGAGCTCAATGCATTGTGAACATTTTTGTTTGGATTAATCTGCTTAGTCTATAGCTGACACCGATAGAGCCATTCTTGTTGATATGACACCGATAGAGCCATTCTTGTTGATATGAATGGTACACATAAGAACAAAGCTACAGTGAGGGAGGATGGTGATTGGTGAGTCTCATTTCAGTATCTCCATGAGAGGATGAGTATGAGCTGAGCTCCTTTCACTTGcagctatttttcttttttatcttcttttttcctttcttttcaagTTCTTATGGATGATGGATTAAAGCAAACCCTGGATTATGTTGCCTAGGCGACACATCCTGTCTTTGCATCTTTCAgtgctgtttattttttctgCATCGAACTACATTTTGTGCTAGTGCTGTCATATTATTTCTCTATGCACTAAACTCAAAAAACCTCCACGACTTTGAATTGTGAATCTTTCACCTGAATTAAGCCTCTTTTTTGTGATCCAGTTCATCAATAAtgtatttttatttgaattttctttCTGATTACATAACTCACTATCATATTCTACTTAACTGCAGTTTTGCGTATGGCAATGGATATACAGAAATTTATGCAGAATCCTCAACTGCATGAATTCGAATTCCAGCATTTTCCAACTTCTTATCTCCGCTGTGCTGCTCATCGTGTTGCACAACACTATGGTTTAGAGACTACAGTAGCAGATAGCTTAGTAGATGGTTCAGTTAGCAAGATAGTTGCAAAGAAAACATCTGAAAGCAAACTTCCAGTTATTGCATTGTCAGAAGTTCCCAGCAAACAAGCAAGAAATGAGCATGAAGCTGCAGAGAAGCTTAAGTTTGTTATTTGTCCAAGGCCCAAGGCTTTCCAAAATGGTGCAGGTGATGCCGGTGCCAAGAACAATGCAGCAAGAACTGTTGAAGAGAGGATAGAGGAATACAACAAAGCACGAGCACGCATTTTCAACGGTTCCATTTCTGATATTGAAGGCACAAGTGATTTGGGAGCTTTATCTGTTGCGAGAGATGAACCAATTAATGTTGAGCCTCCTGTTGATGAGAATAAGGTGAACACAATGAACAGCCGTTCCAGAGTTGCTGTTTTTAAGGACACTGAAAAGGATCGTAGTGATCCTGACTATGATCGTAACTACAAGAGGTTAGTTGCACCTTTCAAATTCTGCTTCAACTACTGGATTTCAATGATGAGATTACTAAGAAGTAACATGTAAACTTTTTGCAGGTATGTTAGGGGCCCAGTGCACGACTTCAATGTGAGTCCTGGTGGCTTCAATTTTGTTGTGCCACAGTTTATGCAGTATGGTGTTGGTTTTATGCAGTCTGCTAATATGTCAAGAAACCAACCTTCTGTGTACTTTGGCCAACCCGATTTATCTatgggctcctcttctggaacTGCTGTCTACCCACAGTGGCCAACTCCAGCAATGATATACCCCCATTGCTATGACAATCTTGGGCATATGATTTCTCAGGTGAGCCATTCACTGGGTTTTGACCTTTCATATCATAAAGTcagtacatttgtgcaattatTGTACACATTATAGCGTGTGTTGTATCTAGTCTATGTGGATTAGAGTTTTTAAAATCTAGCATTAGTGGCCCAAATTCGGTAGGCTAACCTTTTGTATAGTTAAAAGATGTTTCCAGCTATACAATATACAAAAGGTTAGAAATCAATACATGATCATTTCTACTATTGCCATTCTCGGTGGTTAGTACCTGGGTATGGTCCATTGCTTGCATAGACCCCAAAAGAATATGAATGAGTCGTGATATTTTCAATGAAGTTAGCCTGATGTAAGGTTTTCCGTTGTTTAGGTCTGATTTGGTTATTTACTTATTTTTGCATACAAATCGTACACTATGATTTTACTGTGGTTATGCCAATAGTGGGTCATTTAGTTGGTTCCTTACGGGACTTGGTAATATATTTTTGGAGTTGCTAAGCGCTGGATGTGATGTTACTTTTGCAGGTTCCGGTTTACCAGTCCTTCAACCATGGCTGAGAGATCCTACTTGCTGGAATGCGCCAAGTTTGTTAAAACTTGCTATGTTGTGTTGTCATATGTTGAGTCCATTTGTAGTCAAACTTTCCCAGCGTCGAACTTCCGTGTAGCGTCAAAAGATAGCTGTATAAGAATTCCTATTTCGATGAGACGTTATTGTGCACTAATTTACAAACAATAGTACTAGTCTGCGTATCAGTTCGAACATATGCACTGATTCAGCTTCCAAGCACGGTAGACGGTAGTGGACCGAAACCGTAAACGACCTGACGTTTTAAAATTTGCCAGGGTAATTGATTTGCTTCCCCACAATAAACTATTGCCAGGATTTGTTTTTGAAAAAGCTGCAAGATCCTACTGTTATTTTAGAAGAAAAGAGAATCGCTCAGGATGCTGTTCAGAGAAAATTCATCCTGCCACAAAAATCACTGCATAATTCGACATTTCGTTCTTTCAATTCATCGTATGCCATCTTTATCTAAACTTCGATGTTCAGATGAGCTGACAAGGGTTACAGTTTATAGAATTTAGAGTTTATTTACGATTCCTCTCCCCAACCTTGGGCTGTTTTTGGACTCATGCTGGGCCAATGCCCACCAAAAATTGATCAGGTTGGGCTTAGCTACTGGACCAGACAGCGGAGAGCCGCAGAGTGCGCGCTTCCTGGGGTTGGGAACTCATCTCctcgcacggaaaacggagcggttcattagcgcgtgattaattaagtattatctattttttcaaaaatagattaatttaaatttttaagtaactttcgtatagaaacttttttaaaaaaacacaccatttcgcactttgaaaagtgtgcgctcggaaaacgagagagaggggttgggaGTGGGTTGAAACGAACACAGCCAATCCAATTCCGAACCTGtagtcttcaaaaaaaaaaaatcagaacctGTACGTCTGTCACTATTTACTACCTCCAGTGTCGTTTTATgctatatactccatccattccaaattgatctacatatttcataagtACACCAataccaagaaaagctaataactctcatactatatttactctagcaacaaactcaatgaaTGCATCATCCCAATATTTTCTAgtcaatagcaaatcaagatattgcatgtgggttataaatacttatgTGTATGGATGTATGAATCAATGTttatttactccaatgcacaaataacgaatagactctaataaataaaaataaatatgtagatcatttagaaataatcttaaaaaaaattatatataaatcaatttagaatggagaAAGCAGTATATACTCGAGCcaatgcaagtatgcaactaCTCATTTTGCCCTCCGAGCGTTAGACACTCGATCTCAGGTACGCAATCCCTTTCCGGATCGCCGGCCACCTACCTGGCTATACGGCTCTACGGAACCCTCTTTTCGATATCCCAGCAGAAAGCGATGCATCACCACTGTTCCGACCATCGGACCGATCGACGACGCATGCGCGTGAGACGATAAACACGTATACGCCGATTCGACCGACCGACCGCCGATTCGACAAGCAGCGCCTCCCCTACGACGCATCACACGCGTACGCACATAGCACGACCCCAACTCTCGCTTTCAACCAATCCACCAGCGCCGTGTGCCCGTGTCCATGTCCGAGTTGCTGGCTTGGCTCCCGGAGGGTGACCGAGCGAGCATCCGGTGCGCGACACATCAGTATTCGGTCACATGTTTCGCACGGATCAAAGTCGCAGCTACTACTGCAGCTGGGGCCTGCAGGGCCAGTCGTAAATGATTCTTTCGGCGCCGACAAGGCGTGATCGCGGAGGGGGCTCGGTTTCAATTGGGTcccattgtttggcttatttcctaataagccggCTTAttagtaaataaaaataaatttgtagatgaaacttttataaatgtgttcttggtgatttaaaagccaatgttgtaaaagaaactacgttgaaaatatcttaaaatcaatcttaaaattaagtttgaaaatttaaaatttggctttttctttggctgattaggccatccgataGGAGCCTTGATTGGTGTACTGTACTTGATGCGGATACTGTGGCATGATGCTGTCACAATCGCGCGGTTCAGACTTGACTTCAGATCGAATTCACTCCCCTTTCCTCTATTAGTACGATGCCGCATACCAAATGCTCGATTTCTTGGTTAATTTTGTCCAAGCTATATGTGACTACCGTTTTGTTAGATAGAAAAACAAATTCTTATGTCATGGCTAAGAAAAGGATATGCATAGGCAAAATTAAGCATCATACAATTGGGGTTTACAAAACTGCTGAAACTTAAAAAGATGCTCGATTTTCACGAATACGAAAAGATTCGAGCCATAAACAAACCTAGCATAAAATGTGACACATACTAGCggtaaaataaaatctgaatagatatctgacggagcgtggggctcctcaccgggagaccacgcaggcccccctttaccggttcggccgggggccctgggtgagattctaagctcctagtctgtgtgtggaaggttcgcgagaatggaagcacacaagacacgggcgatgtatacaggttcgggccgctgagaagcgtaataccctactcctgtgtttttatggatctatgtatgaagaagctacaaaagagctggagaaccagagagctcttactctctccctctctgatccTTCTGGATCCGAAAATCAATCCcctttctaagtgggcaaggtcctccttttatacctcaaggggataccacatgcaccatctctctcttttttgtggggacttatcctatcttttcataaacagacggagacttgtatggttgccgtccgaatgaccttctgatgggacagcccatacctacctccacttccgccggaagcaggcgcgacgtgggaacatggctgtctgctgacgacatgatcagtgtcagaccggtcacaaatcggtcattcttgtccaccacgcgtcagtttatcaatctgcatattcgcccctcttcatacagtgtcttgcttgtaatggttaggatgaagcctggtatatatctgaccgggaccaacgtgccatctccaggagctaacacgccggctccggctaaggacgagtgcttggaggctctcatcctgacgggatggggcgaggcgtgcgtcagaccgcctgtcgccacctaacccacgatctgatcggtctgtgactggtcacagaccggataaacgagcgcgctgcactgcgttacatgcggcgtgacgcgctcgtccaaaccgcaataaatgtggttaggtgagccccgctatgctcacctaccccatatacgcggcgcaaaacccacaaggggtcggggcgcctcggccctcggggccgagacgggagcggtccgacccctcggggagacaaagagaagggcggccgtatcaccctcgggcccgaccccccccgagggggttaggccacgtgggtgatcgtgtctgcctcaagtctctaagtcatgatactcccggtcccatgtcaccgacagtagcccccggcgttatgccagggcgatcgccctcctcgagggaagcggtcggacgtgacgccacttcctaaggcctggtgacatggtggggccggtctaaaaatcgggacaagccggttcgtttttcctggagatatggtgatggcgctttggtcggcgagcgtaattaacgcgcgcacgagatgttccatctcgactgccacagccgcatatccacctcatgcaccgcaaacgggcgaatgggattagtggaagcgtgggcgcgagaaacgagggggcaagatagtgggcgcgagaaacgaggagctgggcacagcgttggcaagggtataaagtcgccgaggaagagatttgcttccttcctctcgccattattccccttgtcttcgccgcttgcgccctaactccttgtttcctgtgccctaccttcgccacacgtgCTCGCTCTTAAacatctcttcctccggcgtcatggcacggggctccgctttgcttgatggtagcgtgctgccgccttcccgcatcgtgagcgagaggcagggcgggctgccgcgccgcttcatgccggaatctgccaccggccgggagatagttacgctgggcgagggacacCCGGCGCcatgctacccggggcggtccgtcttcttcctcccttttgcaatggcagggctggttccgccattttcttctttcttcatggatgttctgaagttttacgatctccagatggcgcacctcacccccaacgcggtaatgacattggccatcttcgcgcacctgtgcgagatgttcatcggggtgcgcccatcccttcggctgttccggtggttcttcacaatacagtcggtgtcgccgccgtcggtggttggtggctgctacttccagccgcgggggccggtgttgaaccgctacattccctgcgtcctccgcaagaagtgggatgactggaagagcgactggttctacacccccctcgccgacgaagcgcgcctccgacttccgagccagcccccggcgcaggcctccagctggcgggcgccggtagatctgggagatggctatgacgccgtcctcgaccgcctggcgggcctgcgatccctggggctcacaggggccatggtgtacggtgactatcttcgtcgccggatcgcgccactccagcggcgcgcccggggtgcctgggagtacaccgggtccgaggactgtatgaggacccaccggggggtcaaatgggactgggctcctgaggacttcaagatagtggtccaacgggtgctgaatctcagctccgtggaggcatccctcattcctcaaggagtcctccccctctgcagtgatccagaccgcgcctccatcctgaccatcatgcaggcggtcggggcgtcggaggagcgggctcctcgaggccatgatggcgcgggcgggagccgcaggggggaacaatctaccccgggagggggtcgtgcttctgggccccgcgacgggggcccggggagcggccaccctgccgacgcccgggagaagaggaagcaggaaggaacccctcccccatctcctccccgagggggcggggcggcgcgtgccggcagcaggcgcccggagggggccacgccgacgtcgcagcccgagggggagcggaagaagaaacggctccgcaagatgggagggacagaaccatcccggggaaacctcatttcccctccaaggtggtcgtttaaccgaccccctcgcaggttcgtcccacgcccatcgtggccgtattcattccctcaacgcgagttttcactcatccatcttgtttgtcttctggtctttcttctgttttctgcgagatcccgtcgcgtccctcccgccattccaagtccggtcagtctgaggccgaggacccggcgaccacagaggcccagaggcgggaatctgaccggcgagaagccgcggatcgccttcgggaagccgagaaggccgcccaggtggccgtccgagctcgccaagctgaagaagccgctcgggaggaggccagacttcgccaggccgaggcggcgacgacttccgaggcagctcgcgacgaggccgcgggcgcatcgcttgggcccactccctcgggcgacgctcaggacaagccaggtccgggggacatccctgagtccggcacgtccatcggcgggccgagccgcgcggcatcctcaccgaggcggctcttccccacgccttccgttgctccactgagcgcagaaccccttctgcaggccttggccgttgcaaacaccacggtgttggacgggttaagtgcccaggtggaggccttgcaagcagagcgggcggagcttgacgccgcatgggcgcgtgtcgaagaggggcgacgctcggtggaggccatggtggaggtgggccgcaaggcacaccgccggcacgtctcagagctcgaaacccgtcggaaggtgctgggggagatcgccaaggaggtggaggaggagcggggggctgccctcatcgccaccaccgtgatgaacgaggcgcaggacaccctccgccttcaatacgggagctgggaggcggagctagggaaaaagctcgacgccgcccggggggtccttgacgctgccgctgcccgagaacggcgggcggcggagaccgaggtggcatcccggcggcgcgaagaaacccttgaggcccgtgccatggcgctggaagagcgtgccagcgccgtggagagggacctggcggatcgcaaggccgccgttgctattcgggaggtcacactggcggtgcacgaagccgcctgtgccgaagaagagtccgcgctccgcctccgcgaggacgcgctcaccgagcgggagcgagctcttgatgaggccgaggccgcggcgcaacggctggcggacagcctgtccctccgcgaggctgcgcaagaggaacaagcgcgccgtaatctggaaggtgcccgcgctgAGAGGGCCGcgctgaaccagcgggccgctgagctcgaggcgcgggagaaggagctggacgcgagggcgcgcagcggcggggcggccgcgggcgaaagcgacttaatcgcccgcctcgcagctgccgaacacaccatcgctgATCTGtagggcgcgctagactcgtccgccggggaggtcgaggccctccgcttggcaggcgaggtagggcccggcatgcttcgggacgccgtctcccgtctagaccgcgccggccggcaggcgggcctctggggcgggcggactgcgaagtacgccgccaaccaggggggcctcgcccagcgcctctcggagatagccgggactctccaacggctccccgaggagctcgagaggacgattaagtcatcctcgagggacctcgcccgaggagcggtggagctcgtactggcgagttaccaagccagggatcccgacttctccccatggacggcgctggacgagttccctcccgagaccgaggatggcgcgcgcgcgcaggtttgggatgccgccgaccatatcgtccacagcttcgagggttcggcccctcggctcgcgttcgccctcaactccgacgaggaggacgatgacgacggaGTGGGCGatagtggcgacgaggctggcgacctgggtgcatcggagtgagcccccaggcccccgccaatctttaaatagtttcttcttttcttcttccgaggccttcgggcccccttcttgtatagactaatttaatctgcaatcaaataaagaggaaattttttgtgtcaattctatttgttgtgtgtatgagacaaggatgtctgtgccgcggttcttttgtgtcttggcttgaacaagggctcgtgcccaggtcctagtcctcaaatggctcgggtcggggctagtgcctggggagatccacatgtcgagactggccaggccgggagcgtggtgaccgagggttatgggtgacccgattgtgggtttttgccgattcccccccggagttcaccacgccccggggcacggctcggttctgggccccgtttggcgattttagccgacccgagcccccgagggcaggattgaacacgagtgacctatttcaagtcaagatcctttaaaaggaaacaacagcacagatacagcctttaggaaatcgaaaatgcttttattgaaatacagatataagagaaataagaatatgcatatgtggtagcccccggccaaccctgcacacccgaggggggtgcggggttgccccgggcccgaaacctgacacccgatccccctttaggggtagaagcgacgaaggtgttcgatgttccacgggttaggcagctctgtgccgtcgcccgtggccagccgaacggagcccggccgggggacgccgatcactcgatacggaccctcccacattggtgagagcttgctcaatccagcacgcgtttggacgcggcgtaggacgaggtcgtcgacgcagagtgatcgggcccggacgtggcgctgatggtagcgccgcaggctctgctggtagcgcgcggctcgaagggccgcgcgccgccttcgctcttccaagtagtcgaggtcatctctgcgaagctgatcttgatcagcctcgcagtacatggtggcccgaggggacctcagggtgatctcggatgggagaaccgcttccgcgccgtagacgaggaagaaaggcgtttccccggttgctcggcttggcgtggttcggttcgcccagagcaccgctggcaactcctcaatccacgaatcgccgtgcttcttgaggatattgaaggtcttggttttaaggcgtctgaggatttccgcattggcgcgctccacttggccgttgcttctggggtgggcaggtgaggcgaagcagagcttgatgcccatgtcttcgcagtaatcgccgaaaagttcactagtgaattgggtgccgttatccgtaataatacggttaggcactccaaaccgggttgtgatgcccttaatgaatttaagtgtggagtgcttatcgatcttgacgaccggataagcctcgggccacttagtgaacttgtcgatcgcgacatacagatactcaaacccgcccggggcccgcctaaacggtcccaggatatcgagcccccagacagcaaatggccatgaaagtggtatgatctgcacggcctgggccggctgatggatttgcttggcgtggaattgacacgctctgcatcgccggaccaggtcgaccgcatcattgagagctgtcggccaatagaaaccttgtcgaaaggctttgccaaccaaggtgcgcgaggcggagtgggctccgcattcgccttcatggatatcggcaagaagctcgacgccttgtccccgaggaatgcacttcaggaggattccgttagccgcgcgccgatagagggtcccttctaccagcacgtagcgtttggagatgcgctggacgcgttcactcccttcgcggtcctcgggtagagtcttatctgtgaggtatgcttggatctcagcgatccaagcaatcaatctaagggagctgggagcgctcccctcgggtcccgaggcctggactccgacgggcatcgggggtctgtcaggcgcgtccgtctcccctatcgggtcgggtcgcgccgacggctgggcaagcctttcttcaaaggcgcccggtggggtctgggctcgcgaggaagcgagccgtgagagttcgtcggcaaccgtgttatcccgtctgggcacgtgccgaagctctatcccgtcaaaatggcgctccatacgccgtacttggcgaacgtaagcgtccatctgcgggtcagagcaccggtactccttacagacctggttaacgaccagctggaagtcgcctaacaccaggaggcggcggatccccagtccagctgccaccctgagtcccgcaaggagtccctcgtactctgccatattattggtcgcccgaaagtcaaggcgaaccaaatatctgaggacgtctccgctcggcgaggtcaacgtgacccccgcaccggcgccctgaagagacagggagccgtcgaactgcatcacccagtgggcggtgtgaggcagctgcgaggggcccgagctggcttcggggactgagacgggctcgggagccggggtccactctgccacaaagtcggcgagggcctggctcttgatagcgtggcgtggttgaaagtgcaaatcgaactcagaaagttcgattgcccatttcaccacccgtccagtactctctcgattatgcaagatttggccgagggggtaagacgtaaccaccgtaacccgatgcgcctggaaataatggcgcagtttcctcgaggccatcagaatagcgtaaagcattttctgggcctgagggtatcgggtctttgcatcccggagggcctcactaacaaagt
This window encodes:
- the LOC4338782 gene encoding uncharacterized protein, translating into MSSGAASPPPPPPAAAEDGRVTSHVDPFLVEALDNPRHRLMVLRMAMDIQKFMQNPQLHEFEFQHFPTSYLRCAAHRVAQHYGLETTVADSLVDGSVSKIVAKKTSESKLPVIALSEVPSKQARNEHEAAEKLKFVICPRPKAFQNGAGDAGAKNNAARTVEERIEEYNKARARIFNGSISDIEGTSDLGALSVARDEPINVEPPVDENKVNTMNSRSRVAVFKDTEKDRSDPDYDRNYKRYVRGPVHDFNVSPGGFNFVVPQFMQYGVGFMQSANMSRNQPSVYFGQPDLSMGSSSGTAVYPQWPTPAMIYPHCYDNLGHMISQVPVYQSFNHG